The following coding sequences lie in one Rutidosis leptorrhynchoides isolate AG116_Rl617_1_P2 chromosome 4, CSIRO_AGI_Rlap_v1, whole genome shotgun sequence genomic window:
- the LOC139842474 gene encoding uncharacterized protein, translating to MGGKGKIRREKNYKEAHGVGKNRLPPPPVRSSLDVIPSKLRKLMAYTSGSGKLSVDGEGSRSGHGGTCGGKSIQNKKLPSKEKSDSVAAESKIEDTHEQDTLLSTEKKKKKRKRKQVDDLRFAAELGVTGSKRKERKKKLLEERKKKHKKVKEEDELNFPGREEIKFGDVVQAPPKLVNVPKRFGSSMNASQERIRLRAIEAYRDQKKWASRPGVHLPTTDLPPPQL from the exons ATGGGTGGCAAAGGAAAAATCAGAAGAGAAAAGAATTACAAAGAAGCCCACGGTGTTGGCAAAAACCGGTTACCTCCGCCGCCGGTTCGTTCATCACTCGATGTCATTCCCTCTAAGCTTCGAAAACTCATGGCATACACCTCAG GGTCTGGAAAGTTATCTGTTGATGGTGAAGGTAGTAGAAGTGGTCATGGTGGCACATGTGGTGGAAAGTCGATTCAAAAT AAGAAGCTACCTTCAAAGGAAAAATCTGATTCTGTAGCTGCTGAATCTAAGATTGAAGATACTCATGAACAAGATACCTTATTATCTactgaaaagaaaaagaagaaaaggaaaaggaaGCAAGTTGATGACCTTCGGTTTGCAGCTGAATTAGGCGTAACTGGTTCTAAAAGGAAGGAACGAAAGAAAAA ACTTTTAGAAGAAAGGAAAAAGAAACACAAGAAGGTGAAAGAAGAAGATGAGTTGAACTTTCCTGGTCGTGAGGAGATCAAATTTGGAGACGTCGTTCAAGCTCCGCCAAAGTTGGTTAACGTTCCCaag CGATTTGGGTCATCAATGAACGCTTCTCAAGAGAGGATTCGGCTGAGAGCTATCGAAGCGTATAGGGATCAGAAGAAATGGGCTTCCAGGCCTGGAGTTCACCTTCCTACTACAGATTTACCACCACCACAATTGTAG
- the LOC139844812 gene encoding cytochrome P450 704C1: MAPSIDLLSTSIFITIITLITFIYYVYNRPQTKKYHPIGGTVFHMFYNFKKLHHYMAGLAAKHKTFRMISPVQREIYTTDPVIVEYILKTNFENYGKGTFAYTWLEDFLGDGIFTVDGDKWREQRKLSSHEFSTKILRDFSGVTFRKNAIKVGNMFLEAANNNQTVDINDLFMKATADSIFKVAFGYELDNLSGLNEEGVNFSRAFDDANELTYLRLVDMSWKIKRYLNIGSEAKLRKNVKVINDFVYKVIKVKTQQMHKSKDDILKEDILSRFMQINDRDPKYFRDIILNFVLAGKDPIATTMTWLLYMLCKHPYVQDKVAKEIKEVINMKEEFTSVADFEAHVSEDALEKMQYLHAVLAETIRLYPALPLDPKVCFSDDVLPDGCNVEKGDVVAYLPYAMGRMKFIWGDDAHDFKPERWLDKDGLFHSESPFKFTAFQAGPRTCLGREFSYRQMKIFCSILLGCFAFKLSDENKVPRYRTTINIQVDGPLNICVSTRSGLHHP, translated from the exons ATGGCACCTTCCATAGATTTACTCTCAACTTCAATCTTCATAACAATAATCACACTTATAACTTTCATCTACTATGTCTACAATAGACCACAAACAAAGAAGTATCATCCGATTGGCGGTACGGTGTTTCATATGTTTTACAATTTCAAAAAGTTGCATCACTACATGGCTGGTCTCGCAGCGAAACACAAAACATTCAGAATGATTAGTCCTGTTCAACGTGAAATTTATACAACTGATCCGGTTATTGTCGAGTATATCCTCAAGACTAATTTCGAAAACTATGGCAAG GGAACGTTTGCCTACACTTGGCTAGAAGATTTTCTTGGCGATGGTATATTCACAGTTGACGGGGACAAATGGCGAGAACAGAGGAAGTTATCGAGCCATGAGTTCTCCACAAAAATTTTGAGAGACTTTAGTGGTGTAACTTTCCGAAAAAACGCTATTAAAGTTGGGAATATGTTTTTAGAAGCAGCAAATAACAACCAAACAGTTGATATAAAC GACTTGTTCATGAAAGCAACCGCAGATTCAATATTTAAAGTTGCTTTTGGATACGAACTTGACAACTTGAGTGGTTTAAATGAAGAAGGTGTTAATTTCAGTCGCGCATTTGATGATGCAAATGAGTTGACATATTTACGATTAGTAGACATGTCATGGAAGATCAAGAGGTATCTTAATATTGGATCAGAAGCAAAGTTAAGGAAAAATGTTAAGGTGATCAATGATTTTGTTTATAAGGTGATCAAGGTCAAGACACAACAAATGCACAAGTCAAAGGATGACATTTTG AAAGAAGATATTCTATCAAGATTTATGCAAATCAATGATAGGGATCCAAAGTATTTTCGAGATATAATACTAAACTTCGTACTTGCTGGTAAAGATCCTATCGCGACTACTATGACTTGGCTCCTTTACATGCTTTGCAAACATCCCTATGTTCAAGATAAGGTTGCAAAGGAGATTAAAGAAGTGATTAACATGAAAGAAGAGTTCACAAGTGTTGCTGATTTTGAGGCCCATGTGAGCGAGGATGCACTCGAGAAGATGCAATATCTTCATGCTGTTTTGGCAGAAACTATTAGACTCTACCCTGCACTACCACTG GATCCAAAGGTATGTTTTTCAGACGACGTTTTACCAGATGGATgtaatgtagagaaaggggatgtggTTGCATACCTGCCATATGCAATGGGGAGGATGAAGTTCATATGGGGTGATGATGCACATGACTTTAAACCAGAACGATGGCTCGATAAGGATGGCCTTTTCCATTCAGAGAGCCCCTTCAAGTTTACTGCTTTTCAG GCTGGACCAAGGACTTGTTTGGGTCGAGAATTCTCGTATAGGCAAATGAAGATCTTCTGTTCTATCTTGTTAGGTTGTTTCGCATTCAAATTGAGTGATGAAAACAAGGTCCCAAGATACAGAACCACAATCAATATTCAGGTGGATGGTCCATTGAACATTTGTGTATCTACAAGGTCCGGTTTACACCATCCTTGA